The Aspergillus flavus chromosome 2, complete sequence region AGGTCCAGggtcaagaaaaaaaaaaaaaaaaaaggaaaaaaaagaaaaaaatcaGGTACCTTCGGTGAAGCAGATTCGGGCTCGGATCAATTCATGTCCGGCCCTTCTACACCAACAACTTCACCACTGTCCCCTCCGGAAATTTGTCTCTTTCGGGCTTCATCTGTCGGCAATCAATGTGTACCCCCGTAGATAAACACTCCTCCCATTAGCCGTGGGATAATTTAATAAGCTTATGGGATTATTATCCCACTCTCAGGACCGCCTGATCACGTTGAAGGTCGGCTATTGCCTTGCCGAAAGAGGAATAGGGTGGGGGTGCAAATCCGTTGGGGCTGATGAGACAATGACGCTATCGTGAAAGAAATGCTGACAAAGAAACTGTGGCTGCACATATGTGGCTGAGGAATATTATTTCTCCGTAGATAACTGTATCTCTACGGCAAGCCGGGCGGACCACTTAGGTCTTTTTTTCCACTCCGACGCCTAAGCAAGCCTTCTTCCCCGTTCGCATCTTGATCAAGATCTGGGTGGCCGACCTAATTCTCGAATCCCCATCTGAACAATCCAATTCTTGAGATAACAAATCACACATCTTGTATTCTATCCTTAAGTCACTTCTTCACTGACCCTTCGGTTCAACTCCATACCTCGAAGGGATATCCAGTAGTCCCATCGACTCAACCAGCCCGTGAAATCGCAATACCATCTAGTACTACCTCAAAACATTACATACCTCCCTTAGGGACACCGATCTTCCGTCTACATTAGAATTCAGGACCCTTTTCAGGCGTGACGTCTGGCGTGAGACTGCTACGTCAGTCAAGCCCTGAAGGTACGTGTCTGGCTAATTTGCATACGGCGCATCACATCCATCGTCTCTATTCGAACTCTCCATTCATCATGTCCTTTCCGCCACCTCCAGGTCTGAAGCAAGCACCGTCCTCGCTGCCACCGCGGCCACCAAACACAGCATCTCCTTCCCCTGCATCGTCTCAGCCCGCATACTCAGCTGCGCCGTCGTATTCGTCCGCAGGGACTAGCAATGGATATGGCAGCAGCGGGCCTCGGACAGGCTACAATGCTTTCACAGCATTTGCGCCACGCTCCGTAGCTTCTAGTCAACCTTACCGTACCAGTAGCCCCGTCGTATCCGCTCCACCAACCACCTCAGCCGGATACTCCACCCCCACTACGGCAGGCTACGGTAGCTACTATTCGCAACCACAACAAACATACCAGAGCGGAGCCTCGTACTATGGCTCTGCCCAGTATAATGAAAACACATATGGTCCGTCCGTGCCTCGGATCCAGAATCCCTTTCCCGCTGCGGGAGCTGACCAAGCAAACAATTATGGTATGCACGGGAGGAACTATGGGCGCAGTGAGTCTGGTTTAGATCCGGAGACAGAAGCACAAATTGCACAGTGGCAGAGTGCCTATGCGAACAGAGACGAAACACAGTCGACGAGCAAGGTTCCTGGTCGCCGAGACGGATACGCGGTATCCGGCACTGGCTCTGGTGTCAATACACCCTCCGGCACCGCTACAGCAGCTACCACCCCGGCACCCGTTGCAGGCCAGGCCGAGCCGCAGAAGACCGTTGTTCGGGCTGGTGGTGGCCAGACCTGGACCGACTCAACTCTTCTGGAATGGGACCCCGCACATTTCCGTCTATTTGTAGGAAACCTTGCCGGCGAAGTCACGGACGATTCGTTGCTGAAGGCGTTCGCGAAATACACTTCCGTCCAGAAAGCCCGAGTGATCCGCGACAAACGCACGCAGAAGAGCAAAGGGTATGGGTTCGTCAGTTTCAGCGACGGAGATGACTACTTCAAAGCTGCGAGGGAAATGCAAGGGAAGTATATTGGGTCCCACCCTGTCCTGCTCCGCCGCGCCACTACTGAGGTCCGTCCGGTGGCTAACTCAAAGAATGGGAAGAAGCACGGCGGTGGGGGTGGCTCGGGAGGCGGCCACGGCGGAGGAAAAGTCAAGCATGATGGGATCAGAAAGCCTGGCAAGACCAAGGGCGGGTTGAGGATCATCGGATAGTGCGCAGGTATTAGACTGTATACGTATGCTGAGCGTTTCCAAGATAAAACATAATGATACACATTTGAGTCCTTTACATCCTTTACATCAACGGTTAATACCTGAAACCCAACGTGGAGCATCAAATTCATCTCATTTGCTCATCAAAGGCAATGGATATATCTTCAATCTAATCAAAATATGATACAACCCCATCAATTCACATAAAAACACATGCACATCATAATATCATCTCATCGTATCCCAAAAAGCAATATATAACCACATAACAAGAACAATATAAACACCAATATTTTTGCAACAACGGAAAACAACATAAAAAATACCCAAAAACCAACATAAACTCATACCAAACCATAAGACATAACCATAAACATAAACATAATCAGCATAAAAGTTCTTCGCATCGCAGTCGTAATTCCATAATCAAAACCTGTCTGACCCGAGATTCACAGGTCGTTGTGTATAGCGTAGCGTAGcataatatagaaatttcGATCGGCAGTGTCCGAGATAATTAGGGGTGtgtgaagaaaagaattcaTAGCGGGTCGGGCCTGAGTCGGGTCGTCCCGAGGTATGAATGAACAGTTGCGACATCGTGCGCCGTAAGATATGGTGGAGTAAAATTCAAAAGTCGGAGAATTTGTCGAAGACTATTACCCCTCTTCTGCGCTTTCTTCATCGACGgctctcttcttcgagaAGAATGATACGTGGTTTTGCATGGCGTAGATTCCGAAGCCGGCGAtggcgaggatgaggaaaaggatgatgatgatgactgcGATGGTGAtgttccttttcattttgGTGATCGATAAATATATATGCAGTTATTTGTTTCGCAATATAAGATTAAATTAAGGCCCGTCGGAATGAAGATTGAGGGataaagaaggaagagatgaagatcGGATAAACAATTGATCTATACAATAAGGTTATCGATAGATGAAATGATGGGGTGAATTGATTTCTCGAAACCCCCAGAAGCATTCCAAGGGATATCAGAGCAAGAGAGGAATGGAATGCATGGGACTCTCCAGTATAAGAGGGAAAACGAGGTCGCACGACGTGGCCCAGCCATGTTGATTTCAGACCTTTGGTGGTGGCTGGACGGATTGGAAATTAGCTTATCATCTTGGATGGATCTAGAGTGAGTGGGTCGACATGCACGTGTTGATTGGGTATCTGATACATAAGCTGTCAGGCTAGTTCTTAGGCGCTCCAGGTACCAGGGACTTGCTTGGTCCCAGCCTCCGGATTTTTGCCCTAACACGGGATGGAGAACTTGCTTGGGCATGCTGAGGTAGCCCCGTCACAGCGCCTGTTTTTGCCCTGTTTTATGGTCAAGGGCCGCTTGGATCTAAAGCTAGTAGCAGCTCGCTCGAGTATCGACCTTCGTTAGATCGTGTACCgctttactccgtacttggAGATTCTAAGTTGTCATGGGTCTAGGTCTACGGCAAGCCAATGGGCCAAGCGGGAACCTTCAGTAACCTAAACAATGCGATTTTTGCTGGCTCTCATACATGCCATATAAAATCCACAGTCGACTATGTCCATTGAGTCTAACCGGTCATTATAGTGTTCCTCTCTAAGGACTTGCCAGTGTACAAcagaagatatattttacctgacttataatatatctcCAGCGTCGCCTTTATTGTTCTTCAATGGCCGGGGTGTCCGTAAGCCTACGTGATAAAGATGGGTTTTTCGGTACCATTAAAGTGTTCAAGCAGTAGAGTTTAAGTCCTTAAAAAgtttctataaaattaaaactcGACAAGTTGCTATACATGCCGAAGAATTTACGTACAAGCATCGGGACGATATGAAGTACAGACATTTGTTAGGCTTTCTCAAATAAAGAACTTACGGGCTACATAAGTACGTTCTGCTAACAAGTCCTTAGTCATTACTTACCAATAAACTAGGCCTTGGTTAGCAGTATATATCCATTTTGTTGGTGACTACATAGATACAGCTGATTATGATAGGTCGACAGCCTAATAAACTTGCATCAGCTTGTTCACACGACTGAGACGACAGCTCAGCCCCTGTGGACTACCTCGCATTCTACCGATCTAGATGTTTATGGTGAGACATGGGACATCTCCTCTCTTGCATAACCCGGTATTCTCGAAAGTCTGAGAAAGGCAGGTGAGAAGCTTGGGAGGGGTCAAGGCTAGCCAAACCAACTACGCAAACTGTCTATGTTAATTCGATGATATACTCTAGAAGAAGTCTTCCGGTGCCGGGGAATTGTCAGACCTTCCGTGCCCACAACAAGCTGGTAAACCCATGGTTGGCTTCTAGAAAGCTGCAATCGTGGATTGATAGACTCCTTACCCAACAGGGAAAGTGGGTCCGAGAAACACTACATCGTCCAGACTGAATGCCGTTCACGAATCCACACAGCAGAATGGCTAATCGAGGCCAAGTGGCCAATCCTCGTATCTTCCTAGATTAACCAGGGGCTAGTATGCACGATAACATACGAAAAGGATGTCTGCTGAACTCTACCCTGAATCAACTTTCTAACAAACCAGCGTCGATGCCCTGCGAAAAGAGTGTGGCCTTTAGTCCGCCAAACTGACGAGCAAAATGGCCCCCCTGGCAGGCGATGCAAGGTCAGTCCTGAAGGGAACATGGAGTCTAGCTGCGGTAGCGATTGTGGTTATGGTACTGCGGGTTGTGGCGAAACTAAAGCTTCGCCACGTCGGAATAGATGATTGTGCAATGATCACAGCTCTGGTGAGAACATCATCTCAGGAATCATACGGGGGCTACAACTCAACGAATAGATTCGGCTAACTGTTCAATCCTATATAACAGCTCCTTGCGCTCGTCACATCTACCCTGTTCAGCGTCGCTGTCGTTGTCTACGGCTTTGGTGATGGCTTGGATACACACAACCACTCGGACCTGGTCAATGCTTTGAAATACTATGTCATTTTGCAGGTTTTCGGTATAGCTAGTAGCTGTATGGGTCGAGTGGCGTTCATCTTCTACCTGCTGCCTATCCTCTCGACGACAAAGATCTCTAAGATCATCTTGCGAGGGCTCCTAACACTGCAGGTGGTTAACTTCGTTTCAATTGTACTACTCCTCTCACAGTGCCGTGATATACGAGGCATATGGGACCCCCTGTTCGCCGAAAGAACAGAGTGCATGGATGTTTCCGTTGAGATCTATTATGGATACTTCCAATGCTGTAAGTTGTTCATCAAGAACCCCAGCCGTTTTCTCCAAGAAACTCAGAAGTCTAGC contains the following coding sequences:
- a CDS encoding RNP domain protein, giving the protein MSFPPPPGLKQAPSSLPPRPPNTASPSPASSQPAYSAAPSYSSAGTSNGYGSSGPRTGYNAFTAFAPRSVASSQPYRTSSPVVSAPPTTSAGYSTPTTAGYGSYYSQPQQTYQSGASYYGSAQYNENTYGPSVPRIQNPFPAAGADQANNYGMHGRNYGRSESGLDPETEAQIAQWQSAYANRDETQSTSKVPGRRDGYAVSGTGSGVNTPSGTATAATTPAPVAGQAEPQKTVVRAGGGQTWTDSTLLEWDPAHFRLFVGNLAGEVTDDSLLKAFAKYTSVQKARVIRDKRTQKSKGYGFVSFSDGDDYFKAAREMQGKYIGSHPVLLRRATTEVRPVANSKNGKKHGGGGGSGGGHGGGKVKHDGIRKPGKTKGGLRIIG